TATAAAATGTAACCTCCACTTTCTCCAGGTCGTCCTATATGAGAAAATCTACATTTTTTTATAAAGTCATTAAAGGTTGATTTAGCATTTTCCAAATCACTTCCATCAAATATGAATTCTTTTAATTTTGTATTTTTAAAAATATTAAATGCATTTTTACAGAGAAATCTAATTTCATCTTCGTTATGGTAAATGAAGGAAGATAAAATTTCTAAAGCTGTTTTCTTCTCAATTTCTGTATCTGTAACTTTTCCGGTAAAATTTTCAAACCAATTCTCTAGGTCATTCCTAGTGAGCCGATTTTCCCAGAGATACTTATTTTGATTGCCAATTGCTTTGTGGATATCTTTTAAATCCATTTAATATTCCTCTTCTATGTAATTTATCATTTTTTCACCAATTTTCTCTGCCATAATTGGTGGAACAGCATTGGCCACTTGCTGTTGCTGTGAACCAAACTCCCCAAAGAAAATATAACTATCTGGAAATGATTGAATCCTAGCAGCTTCTCTAACTGACAATCCTCTATTCTGTTCTGGATGTATTAGCATATTTTTTCTATAATTGCTAATTACCACTGAAGGTTCATCATAAATTAATCTATAATAAATCCATGCGTGGCAATTTTTAACATTTTTATAATTAGACATCAAAGTTGATGGTATGTCTTGCCAATTTCCTCCTTGAGGTATATATTTATATCGTTTCAAAACTAAAGCTCTGTTTTTTGAAACTAAATTATTTTTTACACTTTTTTGACTATTATTCCTCATAAGTTTCTGATAATTAGATAGATTTTTGTTTTTTGAGTAATTTAATTCATCGATGTTATTTCCATTTTCTAAAATTGGAAGATCGTTTAAAGCATCTCTAACTGATACAATATTGCTTTGTTCAGGTTGTAATAAATTGCTTGCTTTCTTTTTTGTCCCAATAAATATGATTCTCTTTCTTCTTTGCGGAACTCCAAAATCCTCTGCATTGATAATATCATATTGAACTTGGTAACCCAGTCTTTTCGCGACCTTTAAAATATCTTTAACTATCTTTCCATTGTGTAGTGTTTTAAGACCAGCTACATTCTCTAGGAGAAAAACTTGAGGGTTTAATGCTTTTACAAATCTGAAGAATTCCAAATAAAGATTGTTTAAAGGATTGTCTAAATTCCTCGATCTTCTATTAGATTGAGAAAAGCCTTGACAGGGGGGACCACCTGCGATAAGAGCAATATCCTTAATATCAACATTAAACTCTTTTGTAATTTCGGTTGGATTGACATTTTTTATATCAGAAATTATCACATCAATATTATTATTCATTTTTAGAGTTAAAGCAGCATTTGAATCAATATCAATGCCGATCCTCATATCAAATCCTGCTTTTGAAAGGCCATATGAAAGGCCTCCTGCACCAGAAAATAAACTGATTCCAGTATATCCATAATTATACATTTTTACACCAAAAATATTATGCTATTCATTTTATTTCTTTTAGTTACCTTTTAATGCTTTTATCATACCTCCGTACTTCAAATTATAAGCATCATTATAACGTTTTTCAAAGCCAGCTATTTCATAAGGGCTATCTACCATCCAGTAAAAATAAAAATGATCATTATCGTTATTGCGTTTCTTAACCAATCGTAAAATTTCATCTTCATCATTAGGGCTTTCTAAAATTTCTTGGATTTTCTGAGAAATTGTATTTTTTACTATACGGCATTGTCCTGGTTGAATTTTCGGCTTGCCGTTTTCGTTGTTCAGAAAAGCCGACTTATAAGCCTCACCATAAATTGCTGTCTTTTCTATACCTAAAAATTCAATTTTATTCTGATACTTAAATTTTCCAAAAGCTACTGAAGATGTAAGCATTATGTTATTTTGAAGCATGCTCTTGTTAATATCTCTGGCCATAGATAATAAATTCTTAAGAGCGACTATCTCATTTCCATAGTCTCTAACAAACAAAATACCACTATCAGATATGAACAAACCTTCAACATTTGCAACGTTATCTTGGAGAATTTGATAGCCATTATAGTAAAAATTTTTCAATGAATTCCATGCCTTTATCCCATCCTTCATTAATTCTTTAAAGCCTGAAATATCCAAAAAAGTAACAAACGTATCTCCATCAAAGTCATTTAAAGGAATAATTACTAACCTCCACCCAATTTAGCATAGAATTAGTATTAATAAGTTCTTAAAAAGAATTACTAGTAAAATAACTTTAAAAAATTCTCCTGTCCAACAGAAGTAGTTTCAATGACCCCTTACAGGAGTATATAAAGAGGGAACTCCTTATGTTTCTCGGAGAAAAATGGTATTGATTACCGGGTGCGTGAACACCCAGTAATCTGAGACCATAATACGGTGATATTATGATCCCAAATGAGGTAAATGAAGAAAATAGTAGAAATAATTTTGTACAATTGCGGCTGGGAGAAATTGAAAAGCAACAAGAACCTATTTTTGAAGAAGTAGTTAAACAACCTTTGAAAAAAGAGCGGAAAGTACCTGATTTATGTGAAAAAAATAGAGATTTCTTAGAAAAATATCATCAACATCTCAATCTAAATTACCGGAAGAAAACAACCATACAAAACTACTACTATCACGTAAGAAAATTTCTACAATGGATGAACAAACCAATAAGCGAAGTAACAAAAGACGACATGCTCAACTGGAGAGGATATCTACTTCACACGTACATGAAAAACGGGAAC
This portion of the Patescibacteria group bacterium genome encodes:
- a CDS encoding DNA cytosine methyltransferase encodes the protein MYNYGYTGISLFSGAGGLSYGLSKAGFDMRIGIDIDSNAALTLKMNNNIDVIISDIKNVNPTEITKEFNVDIKDIALIAGGPPCQGFSQSNRRSRNLDNPLNNLYLEFFRFVKALNPQVFLLENVAGLKTLHNGKIVKDILKVAKRLGYQVQYDIINAEDFGVPQRRKRIIFIGTKKKASNLLQPEQSNIVSVRDALNDLPILENGNNIDELNYSKNKNLSNYQKLMRNNSQKSVKNNLVSKNRALVLKRYKYIPQGGNWQDIPSTLMSNYKNVKNCHAWIYYRLIYDEPSVVISNYRKNMLIHPEQNRGLSVREAARIQSFPDSYIFFGEFGSQQQQVANAVPPIMAEKIGEKMINYIEEEY